From Candidatus Eremiobacteraceae bacterium:
GGCTCCTATGAGTCGGTCATCGAAAAACTCGCGCCGCCATGCGCGCTGCACGTCGTCCGGCAGCGCAACGCCGGCCTCGCTCGCGGTCGCAATGCCGGAATCGCGCGAGCGCGCGGCGCGGTGATCATGTTCATGGATGACGACGTGCTGGCCACGCCGGGATTGCTCTCGGCGCACGTCCGTTTTCACAAAGCACATCAGCGGGCGATCTGCCGCGGCGGCGTGATCAACGTGTCATCGTTCGACGATCTTCCGCCCGCCCGCTACTCATGGCGCAACTACTCCGGCGCGTACTTCTGGACCACAAATGTCTCCGCGCCGCTCGCGCTCGTGCGCGAAGCGGGAGCATTCGATGAGCGTTTTTCGGAATACGGCTGGGAGGATCTCGAGCTCGGCTTCCGTTTGCGAACGATGGGAGTTCCGTCCATTCTCGCGCGCGACGCGCTTGTCTATCATTATAAACCGCCGGCGCAGCCGCAGGCATTCGACGGCATGATCCGTCAGGCGCGCGCGCAAGCGCGCACTGCGCGGCTCTTCGCCGAGAAACATCCGCATTGGCGAGTGCGGGTCGCAACCGGGCAGACGGCGCCTCAGCTTTTTCTGAGCGGCCTCGCGCGGGCGTTCGGTTGGCCTGCGCTGCTGCGCAAACTATCGCGCGACCGCGATGCCCGAAATGCGAACGCCCTCCAGCGCTGGGCCGCGGCGCGTCTCGCGCGCGCCGCGTATTTCGATGAGTTGCGCCGCACGGAAATCCGGTAGTCGGGCGCCGATGCATTGACGGCCGTCGACACGAGCCATCCGCCGAGAAAGATATTGCTGATCCGCACGGATCGCGTAGGCGATCTCGTGCTCACGACTCCGGCGATCGCTTCGTTCCGGAGATCGTGGCCGAATGCGCGCATTGAAATACTCGCCAACGACTATAACGAACCGGTCGTCCGCAACTCGCCGGACATCGATGTCGTGCACGTTCTCGCCCGGTCGACCGATAGGGTCAAAGCGAGGCAGATCGCAGAGGCGCTTGGACGAAACGTCGATCTGGCGATCGCACTGTCGCCGCGCACGCAAGACTATCTCCTCGCCGCGTGGAGCCGCGCACCGCGTCGGCTCGGGTACGTCTACCGGCGCCGCTACCTCTCGCGCATCGCGGCCCGCTATTTGTTGACCGCGCACGCCATCTCCGATGCCGACCCCGATCTCGCCGATCGGCACCCCGAACGCCCCGTCGCGCATGAGGTCCGGCAGGTCCAGGCACTGGTCGTGCTCGCAGGCGGCAGCCAGATGTCCGACGCGCTCGTTCTGCGCACTGGTCCCGATGACGAAGCATTTGCGCGCGAACGCGTGCCGGCAGGTTCTATCGGCTTGAATCTCTCGCCGCGTTGGTTCAACGAGAACTTTGGAATCGCGCCGACGAAGCTGACGATCGAACGACTCGCCGCATTGGACGCTCCGCTCGTCGTCACATACGGCGACGACGTGCGCGACATCGCGAAGTCCCTCCAAACCGCGCTCGTGCTGCCGAATATCACGTGGATATGCGGCGCATCCGTCTTGGAATGGGCTGCGACGCTCGCCCGCTGTTCGGTCGTCGCAACAGTCGATACCGGTGCGACGCACGTCGCAGCGGCGATGGGCGTGCCGGTGGTGGTCGTCTTCGAACGCCGCTACTACACGCTCAGTTCCCAGGAATGGTCGCCGTGGCGGGTGCCCAGCGCCCTTCTGTGCAAACCTACGGATGGCGCGGATTGCACGACACTCGTCGACGACATCGTCGCCGCGGTCGATCGGCTGCGCAGGCGTTAACGCACGGCGCCGACTCATCAGCATCGCCCGACACAGGCTTCAAACCTTTACGCGATATGCAACTATCCGTCGTCATACCGACGTACAACCGCTTGGACTCACTGCGCGAAGTGCTGCCGACGCTGCTCGCGCAGACGGTGGACGCGCGCTCGTACGAGATCATCGTCGCTGATTCGCGCAGCGTCGACGGCACTGCGGAATACGTCCAATCGCTTGCACAAGATCTCGACGCCGGACGGCTCGTGTATCGCCCGGGTGCCTACTCGGGGCGCGCCGCGGCGCGCAATGCGGGCGTCGCAGCGGCAACGGCTCCGATCGTGCTGTTCACCGATTCCGATATTCTCGCGTCGCATGATCTCCTCGAGCGTCACCTGGCCGTTCATGAGTCGAGCGCGGCGGATGTCGCGGTCGTGGGCTGCGAACTGCAAGTGGCATCGCTCGACGATTACCGCGCGCAGCGTGACAATCCGGAACTGCGCAAACCGCTGCATCCGGCGCAGCGGACCAGAATCTCGTGGCTCTATTTTCTCACCGGCAACGCGTCCGTGCGCCGCGCCGATCTCGAAGCGGTCGGCGGATTCGACGAGAGTTTCACCGGCTACGGTCACGAGGATCTCGAGCTCGGGTACCGGCTTGAGAAACGCGGCGTCGAACTCCGCTACGAGGCGCGCGCGGTCAACTATCATTGGCATCCCGTGCCGTACGAGGAACAAGTCGGGCGGAGCGAACTCGCCGGCGTTTCAACCGTGCGCTTCTACCGCAAGCATCCGGACGTCGAAGTCATGGCGAAACTGGGAATGACGCCCATCTCGCTTGCGCTGCATTCGTTCCTTCGCGCCGCGACGCCGCTGCGCAACGCGATCGAACGCGCGGGCGCATCGCAACCCAGGCCTAAGAAGAACACCTGGCCATACATCGCGCGGCAGATCGCATATCAATATCACTACGTCAGCGGCGTGAAACGCGCGCTGCGCGACACCAACGGAGCGAAGACTTGACCGACGACGCAATGCTGCACACGACCTGCGGCGACCTTACGGCAGCCCACGACGGACGCACCGCGACCATCCAGGGCTGGGTCAACAGCGCGCGCGATCACGGCGATCTGATCTTCATCGACGTCCGCGATCGTTTCGGCGTGACGCAGACCGTCTTCGACCCGAGCGTCGCGCCGCAAGCGGCGGCGCTCGCGAAGACGCTCCGATCCGAGGACGTCGTGCGCGTCGAAGGGCGCGTGCGTCGCCGGCCGGCCGGGACGGAAAATCAGAAGATCGCCACAGGCGAGATCGAGCTCGCCGCCGCTCAAGCGCAAGTGCTCAACCGGTCGCTCACGCCGCCGTTTCCCATCCATAGCGACGGCGATGTGGACGAGACACTGCGGATGAAGTATCGCTATCTCGATTTGCGGCGCCCGCACATGCAGCGCAACATCGCCTTGCGTCATCGCGCCCTCAAAACCGTGCGCGATTTCTTGGACGAACGCGGTTTTCTCGAAATAGAGACGCCGATGCTCATCAAGCAGACGCCGGAAGGCGCGCGCGATTTTCTCGTTCCGAGCAGATTGCATCCGGGCGAGTTCTACGCACTGCCGCAATCGCCGCAATTGTTTAAGCAGATCCTCATGGTCGCAGGCTTCCACCGCTACTTCCAGATAGCGCGCTGCTTCCGCGACGAAGCGTCTCGGGCGGACCGGCAACCGGAGTTCACGCAGATCGATATCGAGATGGCGTTCCCGACGCAGGACCACGTGATCGATCTCGTCGAGGGCATGATGGCGCGCGTCTTCGACGAGACGCTCGGCGTGCAGATCGCGACGCCGTTTCCCCGCCTGACGTACGCCGACGCGATGGCAACATACGGCGTGGACAAACCGGATCTGCGTTTCGGCCTCGAACTAGCCGACTATGGCCACGCTTTCGAGGGAACCGAGTTCAAGATCTTCGCTGCGGCGTTGGCGGCCGGAAAGCGGATCATCGGATTCGTCGATCCCGGCGGCGCGGCGCGTTCGCGGCGCGAGTTCGACGCCCTCGTTGAAAGCGCGCTCGCGCTCGGCGCGAAGGGCTTGGCTTGGATCGCGTTCGCAGATGACGGTCCGCGCTCTTCGTTGCCCAAGAGCGCTTTGACCCCGCAGATGCTCGATGCGCTCACCCGCATCGGCAAGGCGAAGCCCGGCGACGCCGTGCTGCTCGTCGCCGACGACATGGTCGAAGCCCAAACCCATGCCGGACAGCTCCGTCTGCACGTCGCCGGCGCCAAGGGTTTGCGCGACCCGAAACGTTTCGAATTCTGCTGGGTGCTCGACTTTCCGCTGTTCGAACGGGATGCGGAGAGCGGCGCGATAACGTCCATGCACCACCCGTTCACCGCGCCGGCGCCGGGTTT
This genomic window contains:
- a CDS encoding glycosyltransferase family 9 protein — encoded protein: MLIRTDRVGDLVLTTPAIASFRRSWPNARIEILANDYNEPVVRNSPDIDVVHVLARSTDRVKARQIAEALGRNVDLAIALSPRTQDYLLAAWSRAPRRLGYVYRRRYLSRIAARYLLTAHAISDADPDLADRHPERPVAHEVRQVQALVVLAGGSQMSDALVLRTGPDDEAFARERVPAGSIGLNLSPRWFNENFGIAPTKLTIERLAALDAPLVVTYGDDVRDIAKSLQTALVLPNITWICGASVLEWAATLARCSVVATVDTGATHVAAAMGVPVVVVFERRYYTLSSQEWSPWRVPSALLCKPTDGADCTTLVDDIVAAVDRLRRR
- a CDS encoding glycosyltransferase; translated protein: MQLSVVIPTYNRLDSLREVLPTLLAQTVDARSYEIIVADSRSVDGTAEYVQSLAQDLDAGRLVYRPGAYSGRAAARNAGVAAATAPIVLFTDSDILASHDLLERHLAVHESSAADVAVVGCELQVASLDDYRAQRDNPELRKPLHPAQRTRISWLYFLTGNASVRRADLEAVGGFDESFTGYGHEDLELGYRLEKRGVELRYEARAVNYHWHPVPYEEQVGRSELAGVSTVRFYRKHPDVEVMAKLGMTPISLALHSFLRAATPLRNAIERAGASQPRPKKNTWPYIARQIAYQYHYVSGVKRALRDTNGAKT
- the aspS gene encoding aspartate--tRNA ligase → MTDDAMLHTTCGDLTAAHDGRTATIQGWVNSARDHGDLIFIDVRDRFGVTQTVFDPSVAPQAAALAKTLRSEDVVRVEGRVRRRPAGTENQKIATGEIELAAAQAQVLNRSLTPPFPIHSDGDVDETLRMKYRYLDLRRPHMQRNIALRHRALKTVRDFLDERGFLEIETPMLIKQTPEGARDFLVPSRLHPGEFYALPQSPQLFKQILMVAGFHRYFQIARCFRDEASRADRQPEFTQIDIEMAFPTQDHVIDLVEGMMARVFDETLGVQIATPFPRLTYADAMATYGVDKPDLRFGLELADYGHAFEGTEFKIFAAALAAGKRIIGFVDPGGAARSRREFDALVESALALGAKGLAWIAFADDGPRSSLPKSALTPQMLDALTRIGKAKPGDAVLLVADDMVEAQTHAGQLRLHVAGAKGLRDPKRFEFCWVLDFPLFERDAESGAITSMHHPFTAPAPGFEALEGDPLAIRAQHYDVVLNGSEIGSGSIRIHDPELQRRVFRILGYTDEQVRDRFGFLLDAFAYGAPPHGGIAPGVDRLIQMMVGAESIREVIAFPKNQRFQDLMIEAPAPVPPELLRELSLRVDAPRTDAAPQAKA
- a CDS encoding glycosyltransferase family 2 protein, with translation MPATDVAKPKITVQLCTYNRRALLGRVLQALFTQDLDPEDYEIVLVDDGSTDGSYESVIEKLAPPCALHVVRQRNAGLARGRNAGIARARGAVIMFMDDDVLATPGLLSAHVRFHKAHQRAICRGGVINVSSFDDLPPARYSWRNYSGAYFWTTNVSAPLALVREAGAFDERFSEYGWEDLELGFRLRTMGVPSILARDALVYHYKPPAQPQAFDGMIRQARAQARTARLFAEKHPHWRVRVATGQTAPQLFLSGLARAFGWPALLRKLSRDRDARNANALQRWAAARLARAAYFDELRRTEIR